A region of Vitis riparia cultivar Riparia Gloire de Montpellier isolate 1030 chromosome 12, EGFV_Vit.rip_1.0, whole genome shotgun sequence DNA encodes the following proteins:
- the LOC117927111 gene encoding uncharacterized protein LOC117927111, protein MALQIKASLLLVLLLIPLSSGVVTEGFKDGMNIINSLVKNGIAMNSRKLLRHDLSDYDYAGANPKHDPCKKGRSNCPRNP, encoded by the exons ATGGCTCTTCAGATCAAGGCTTCTCTTCTTCTAGTCCTTCTCTTGATTCCCTTATCTTCAG GTGTTGTCACAGAAGGTTTCAAGGATGGGATGAACATTATCAACTCACTTGTCAAG AATGGAATTGCCATGAATTCAAGGAAGCTTTTGAGGCATGATCTTTCGGACTATGACTATGCAGGAGCCAACCCCAAGCATGATCCCTGCAAGAAGGGGAGATCAAACTGCCCGAGGAACCCTTGA